The Candidatus Abyssobacteria bacterium SURF_5 genome has a window encoding:
- a CDS encoding HAD family hydrolase — MHKLAIFDIDGTLINSSAVDEACFVRAAAEAFAIRDIDTRWENYLHATDGAVFEEIFERHSERKPTRAEVQKQIDAFVQHLRERHQQNPLLFHEINGASNVIRVLREHPEWKPAIATGTWQEAASFKLEAAGLDVDGIPIATGSDAHPREEIIRTCISRAQEAYHVKHFQKIVSIGDAIWDMRAAQTLGIPFIMICPSAPPAVSDPPPVLKDYTDIPLFLKHLEK; from the coding sequence ATGCACAAACTTGCAATTTTTGACATCGATGGAACCCTGATCAATTCCAGCGCAGTTGATGAGGCGTGCTTTGTTCGCGCTGCCGCCGAGGCCTTCGCCATCCGGGACATCGACACGCGTTGGGAAAATTACCTTCACGCAACCGACGGCGCCGTCTTTGAGGAGATTTTTGAGAGACATAGCGAAAGAAAACCCACCCGAGCGGAGGTCCAAAAGCAGATAGATGCATTCGTCCAGCATCTTCGTGAACGCCATCAGCAGAACCCTCTTCTCTTTCACGAAATAAACGGCGCCTCCAATGTTATTCGGGTTCTCAGAGAACACCCGGAATGGAAACCTGCCATCGCGACCGGCACATGGCAAGAAGCAGCCTCATTTAAACTTGAAGCAGCGGGTCTCGACGTGGACGGCATCCCGATCGCCACCGGCTCAGACGCGCACCCACGCGAGGAAATCATTCGGACGTGCATATCCCGCGCACAAGAGGCGTATCACGTGAAACATTTCCAAAAAATCGTGAGCATCGGCGACGCCATCTGGGACATGCGCGCCGCCCAAACCCTCGGGATCCCGTTCATAATGATCTGTCCATCCGCCCCACCAGCCGTATCCGACCCACCCCCCGTCCTCAAAGACTACACCGACATACCCTTGTTCCTCAAGCACCTCGAAAAATAG
- a CDS encoding 2-oxo acid dehydrogenase subunit E2, producing MAAEVIMPRLSDTMEEGRIIKWLKKVGDPVKEGELLLEVETDKADIEVEAFDTGILIEITAEEGETIKVGEKIGLIGSKEEAKGIRKPAAPAEEAHPAKPERPPRAEKAEEEEKPEESAAVEEILEEEAKAEAPEKEKAKRATEEEKRKREEEQRRKKEERKEEERYRREEEERRKEYAEEARRRAEELKEKPRRPEPAVSIHMDQRTAIDKFVARRAPGKATVSPLARELAQKHDIDLSQITGTGPGGEIVKRDIEQAVSAKAKAGPAAKIEVLRKAREVRATPLAVVLAEREGVDLEEVRGTGIDGRIRETDVKAYVARRCNERGEEFQELSLMRKTIARRMTLSKQTIPHFYLNMTIDMDAAVELRKKLNEGKKDEEKISYNDLIVKASALALEEVPEVNSTFVEEKVRVNKRINVGIATATPDGLVVPVIMDANRKSAADIAREARDKAERARKRKLRPDEYSNATFTVSNLGMFGIDHFTAIIDPGQSAILAVGALAQEPVVVDGQVRPKNLMRVTLSCDHRVVDGYVGTQFLIKLRELLEKPETLHAKS from the coding sequence ATGGCCGCCGAAGTTATCATGCCGCGTCTGAGCGATACGATGGAAGAAGGCCGCATCATCAAATGGCTGAAAAAGGTGGGCGATCCGGTCAAGGAGGGCGAGCTGCTCCTTGAAGTGGAGACCGATAAAGCCGATATCGAGGTCGAAGCCTTCGACACCGGCATCCTCATCGAGATAACGGCCGAAGAAGGCGAAACCATCAAGGTCGGCGAAAAGATCGGCCTCATCGGCTCAAAGGAAGAGGCGAAGGGAATACGCAAACCGGCGGCACCCGCCGAGGAGGCCCACCCGGCGAAACCGGAACGACCGCCTCGAGCGGAGAAAGCGGAGGAAGAAGAAAAACCGGAGGAATCCGCCGCCGTCGAGGAGATTCTGGAAGAAGAAGCAAAAGCCGAAGCCCCCGAGAAGGAGAAAGCAAAACGAGCGACCGAAGAGGAAAAACGGAAGCGCGAGGAAGAACAGAGAAGAAAAAAGGAAGAACGAAAAGAAGAAGAGAGGTACCGGCGGGAAGAAGAGGAGCGCCGAAAAGAATATGCCGAGGAGGCGCGCCGGCGGGCCGAAGAACTCAAAGAGAAGCCGCGCAGGCCGGAGCCGGCGGTCAGCATTCACATGGATCAGCGCACCGCGATCGATAAATTCGTCGCGAGACGCGCCCCCGGAAAGGCAACCGTCTCGCCGCTCGCCCGCGAACTCGCTCAGAAGCACGACATCGACCTCTCCCAGATCACGGGCACCGGCCCCGGCGGCGAAATCGTCAAGCGCGACATCGAACAGGCCGTCTCCGCAAAGGCAAAGGCGGGGCCCGCGGCAAAAATCGAGGTGCTCCGAAAAGCGCGGGAAGTGCGCGCGACTCCTCTCGCCGTCGTCCTGGCCGAGCGAGAGGGGGTCGACCTCGAAGAGGTGCGGGGAACCGGCATCGACGGCAGAATCCGCGAAACCGATGTCAAAGCCTATGTCGCGCGCCGCTGCAACGAGCGCGGCGAGGAATTCCAGGAACTTAGCTTGATGCGTAAAACCATCGCGCGCCGCATGACCCTCAGCAAGCAGACCATCCCCCATTTCTACCTGAACATGACAATCGACATGGACGCCGCGGTCGAGCTCCGCAAGAAACTGAACGAGGGCAAAAAGGACGAGGAGAAAATCAGTTATAACGACCTGATCGTCAAAGCGTCCGCCCTCGCGCTCGAGGAAGTGCCGGAAGTCAATTCCACCTTCGTCGAGGAGAAAGTACGCGTCAACAAGCGCATCAACGTCGGAATCGCGACCGCAACACCCGACGGACTGGTGGTGCCCGTCATCATGGACGCGAACCGCAAATCCGCCGCCGACATCGCCCGCGAGGCGCGCGACAAGGCCGAGCGCGCGCGCAAAAGGAAACTGCGCCCCGACGAGTACTCCAATGCGACCTTCACCGTCTCCAATCTCGGCATGTTCGGCATCGACCATTTCACCGCCATCATCGATCCCGGCCAGAGCGCGATCCTGGCAGTCGGCGCGCTCGCGCAGGAACCGGTTGTCGTCGACGGACAAGTCCGGCCGAAAAACCTCATGCGCGTCACGCTCTCGTGCGATCACCGGGTCGTCGACGGCTACGTCGGAACGCAGTTCCTCATCAAGCTGAGGGAGCTCCTCGAAAAACCCGAAACGCTGCACGCAAAATCCTGA
- a CDS encoding OsmC family peroxiredoxin: MGNKVTVRYLENLQHQVIAYPHSFIVDEPMGEGDGLGPNPYDLLLSALGACTAMTLLMYAERKKIPIETVSVELDHQRTYRDDCVDCTEEERRLEKITRKITIRGDITDEQKNRLLEIAKKCPVHRTIMSKPAIEDSIEVFD, encoded by the coding sequence ATGGGAAATAAAGTCACCGTCCGCTACCTCGAAAACCTCCAGCACCAGGTGATCGCATACCCACACTCCTTCATTGTTGATGAACCCATGGGCGAGGGCGACGGCCTCGGCCCTAATCCGTACGATCTTCTTCTGAGCGCTCTCGGCGCGTGCACCGCGATGACGCTGCTCATGTACGCCGAGAGAAAGAAAATCCCGATCGAAACCGTCAGCGTCGAGCTCGACCACCAGCGAACCTACCGCGACGACTGCGTCGACTGTACGGAAGAGGAAAGGCGGCTCGAGAAGATTACGCGCAAGATCACGATCAGAGGGGACATCACCGATGAGCAAAAGAACCGCCTGCTGGAGATTGCGAAAAAATGTCCGGTTCACAGAACGATCATGTCGAAGCCTGCAATCGAGGACAGCATAGAAGTGTTCGACTAG
- a CDS encoding DUF1559 domain-containing protein gives MIATVHRSRCRNKGGFTLIELMVVMAIIVILASMLLPALQKARESSRRTVCASNLKQIGLALSLYAEENRGWYPPKDDIFENMTVEGKSIFPEYISDLNVFGCPSSLYFEKDTTFTRDGTQDPECLTSISYIYTGYLITNDTEAEAGREAALNGFGQQFGAYPTETRDDDIDLSKIGWDGKGNLGSNIIFRTRTQVEDIFFQDIWYVPARGVPLICDQVGPSLMFFSHRPFGANVCYMDGHVEFIKYVQPLKPQNFPVSPFMAQFAQELQPPDLSAIGCK, from the coding sequence ATGATCGCTACCGTCCATAGAAGTCGATGCCGGAATAAGGGTGGTTTCACCCTCATAGAATTGATGGTTGTCATGGCGATCATCGTGATCCTGGCGAGTATGCTGTTGCCGGCCCTGCAGAAGGCGAGAGAGTCGTCGCGACGGACCGTTTGCGCGAGCAATCTGAAACAGATCGGCCTGGCATTATCTCTTTATGCCGAGGAGAACAGGGGATGGTATCCCCCAAAAGACGATATTTTCGAGAATATGACAGTGGAAGGCAAGTCCATCTTTCCGGAATACATCAGCGACTTGAATGTATTCGGCTGTCCCTCCAGCCTCTATTTTGAAAAAGATACAACCTTCACTCGTGACGGCACACAAGATCCTGAGTGCCTGACAAGCATCAGCTACATCTATACCGGCTATCTGATCACGAATGATACGGAGGCGGAGGCGGGGCGGGAAGCTGCGCTGAACGGGTTCGGACAGCAGTTTGGTGCTTATCCTACTGAAACGAGGGATGACGATATCGACTTGAGCAAGATCGGCTGGGATGGGAAAGGGAATCTGGGCTCCAACATAATTTTCCGGACCAGGACGCAAGTGGAGGACATTTTCTTCCAAGATATCTGGTACGTGCCGGCGCGAGGCGTCCCGCTCATCTGCGACCAGGTCGGGCCAAGCCTCATGTTTTTCAGCCACCGGCCATTCGGCGCGAACGTGTGCTACATGGACGGGCACGTCGAGTTCATCAAATACGTGCAGCCACTGAAACCGCAAAATTTCCCAGTCAGCCCCTTCATGGCGCAGTTCGCCCAGGAGTTGCAGCCGCCCGACCTGTCGGCTATCGGCTGCAAGTAA